One Bufo gargarizans isolate SCDJY-AF-19 chromosome 4, ASM1485885v1, whole genome shotgun sequence DNA window includes the following coding sequences:
- the LOC122936278 gene encoding barrier-to-autointegration factor-like protein isoform X2: MSHTSQKHRDFVSEPMDDKPITAVAGIGEVLGGKLEEQGFDKAYLLLGQFLILKKDSDDLFKEWLKDFCGANSRQAELCSSCLKEWCSSFL; this comes from the exons aTGTCTCACACATCACAGAAGCATCGGGACTTTGTCTCTGAGCCTATGGACGATAAGCCAATTACAGCTGTGGCTGGTATTGGAGAAGTTCTTGGTGGCAAATTGGAAGAGCAAGGCTTTGATAAG gcttATTTGCTTCTGGGGCAGTTTCTTATCCTAAAGAAAGATTCAGACGACCTCTTTAAAGAATGGCTAAAGGATTTCTGTGGGGCCAATTCCCGACAAGCAGAGCTATGTTCTTCCTGTCTGAAGGAATGGTGTTCATCTTTCCTGTGA